From the Microplitis mediator isolate UGA2020A chromosome 6, iyMicMedi2.1, whole genome shotgun sequence genome, one window contains:
- the LOC130669907 gene encoding putative ankyrin repeat protein RF_0381, translating into MSGERPAKRQRLDVSSSESESDESLNEDNLSDGGNDQINDDNASDSDSDQSSAGSDNNDDDSDDETPENLALNLVRLLAHAFAESYDEGEEENDDGNYSVSPKWMLCDSDDEPDEDPDEDSESDKKDSQDTPLIDAVKAEDIKLIKQLLRTGLDIDERGDDNKTALHVAVDKGYLTGIEILLEYGADISAKNSSDSGYDFWETPLHSAVKKDRLDIVQLLLTKQIDIRALTKNRETVLNHAIKRKNWRVIKCLSHSSSSSINNDNAFRETFKNFSAEQLKELGYGESEIGILFGRYADINLRNEARKTVLFEAVENRNLKMIKYLLEMGADINAGNRYQYFDGWTVLHIAVYLNYEDVLQILLNHEHCNVNAKTDIGETALHVAASKDNLPVVKKLLKKNAKPDLHGRHKFIRGMTPYHVAVHEDCEEVVKYFLDCLKIDVNTKTSQGENALQIAVKVKNIEMINLLLDHGIDINYRNKDQDAGCTALHLAVKINDNEIVDLLLNRGADVNVVSVEGKTILHEAIGKKNDYIVRRLVDFGADVNKRSNSNRYQYMAPIHEATIHNLYDIIKLLIDKGADINALARSNYSFRRESIIDMAIGRGCEDQILQILLDYGADINCAAVHRDVMSSTSTILEQHILKLKVAKLFVHKKHLDWISRGIKKREFQSKCSKEIKKMKNEKIHKTSVSYYDLLIKNVDQVMMYAENKNIERAVRIDQLKTKFPLYAQMILCHFKQGQKRNCLLKNAEKMLEDIFNDLPYNCVRKILIELSNDDLLVYSGKN; encoded by the coding sequence atgtccgGCGAAAGACCTGCGAAAAGACAACGTCTGGATGTATCATCATCGGAATCAGAATCCGATGAGTCATTGAACGAGGACAATCTGTCAGATGGCGGCAACGACCAGATAAATGACGATAATGCATCTGACAGTGACAGCGATCAGTCATCAGCTGGTTCCGATAACAACGATGACGATTCCGATGATGAAACCCCAGAAAATTTGGCTTTAAATCTCGTAAGACTTTTAGCCCACGCTTTTGCCGAGTCCTACGATGAAGGCGAGGAGGAAAATGATGACGGTAATTATTCAGTCTCACCAAAATGGATGCTGTGCGACTCAGACGATGAACCCGACGAAGATCCAGACGAAGATTCAGAGTCTGACAAGAAAGATTCCCAGGACACTCCGCTGATTGATGCAGTTAAAGCTGAGGACATTAAGTTGATAAAACAACTTTTGCGAACTGGACTGGACATTGATGAGCGTGGTGATGACAACAAAACAGCACTTCATGTAGCTGTTGATAAAGGATATTTGACtggtattgaaattttactaGAGTACGGGGCTGATATTTCTGCCAAGAATTCATCAGATTCCGGGTACGATTTCTGGGAAACTCCTTTGCATTCTGCTGTTAAAAAAGATCGTCTGGACATCGTCCAGTTACTCCTGACAAAGCAGATAGACATCCGAGCGCTGACCAAAAACCGCGAGACTGTTTTAAACCACGCGATCAAACGTAAAAACTGGAGGGTAATAAAATGTCTGTCCCACAGCAGCTCCAGTAGTATCAATAATGACAACGCATTTCGAGaaacgtttaaaaatttttcagctgaACAACTTAAAGAACTTGGATACGGGGAAAGTGAAATTGGAATATTGTTTGGTAGATACGCAGACATTAATCTGAGAAATGAAGCCCGTAAGACAGTTTTGTTTGAAGCTGTtgagaacagaaatttaaaaatgattaaatatttactggaGATGGGCGCTGACATCAATGCGGGCAACAGATATCAGTACTTTGATGGCTGGACTGTATTGCACATCGCCGTTTATTTGAACTACGAAGACGTTCTCCAGATTTTGTTGAACCACGAGCACTGCAACGTCAATGCGAAAACAGACATCGGAGAGACGGCGCTTCACGTCGCAGCGTCAAAAGACAATCTGCcggtggtaaaaaaattattgaagaaaaatgCGAAGCCCGATTTGCACGGCAGACATAAATTTATTCGCGGTATGACGCCATATCATGTTGCAGTCCATGAAGATTGCGAGGAAGTCGTTAAATATTTCTTGGACTGTCTCAAGATTGATGTCAACACCAAGACAAGTCAAGGAGAAAACGCATTGCAAATTGCAGTgaaggtaaaaaatattgaaatgataaatttgCTTCTGGATCATGGGATAGACATTAATTATCGTAATAAAGATCAGGATGCAGGATGCACTGCGTTGCATTTAGCCGTCAAGATAAATGACAACGAGATCGTCGATTTACTTTTGAACAGAGGCGCTGATGTAAATGTCGTTTCAGTTGAAGGAAAGACGATTCTCCATGAAGctattggtaaaaaaaatgattacatTGTCAGGCGTTTGGTAGATTTCGGTGCTGATGTAAATAAAAGGAGTAATTCAAATCGCTACCAATATATGGCACCAATTCACGAGGCTACAATACATAATTTATACGATATTATTAAGTTATTAATTGATAAGGGCGCGGATATAAATGCTCTTGCTAGAAGTAATTATAGTTTTAGGAGAGAGTCTATTATTGATATGGCGATTGGTCGCGGTTGCGAGGATCAAATATTGCAGATACTGCTGGATTATGGTGCGGATATCAACTGCGCTGCAGTACACCGGGACGTGATGAGTTCAACCTCGACAATACTTGAGCAGCATATACTGAAACTTAAAGTTGCCAAGTTGTTCGTTCATAAAAAACACTTGGACTGGATAAGCCGCGGGATCAAGAAAAGAGAATTTCAGAGCAAGTGCAGCaaagaaataaagaaaatgaaaaatgaaaaaatacataaaactAGTGTTAGTTACTATGATTTGCTGATAAAAAACGTCGACCAGGTGATGATGTATGCGGAGAACAAAAATATTGAGAGAGCGGTCAGAATTGATCAGCTGAAGACCAAGTTTCCGTTGTACGCGCAGATGATACTTTGTCATTTTAAACAGGGACAGAAACGTAATTGTCTCTTGAAAAATGCTGAGAAAATGCTGGAGGATATTTTCAATGATTTGCCTTACAACTGTGTAAGGAAGATTCTGATTGAACTTAGCAACGATGATTTGTTGGTCTATtctggaaaaaattaa
- the LOC130670568 gene encoding putative ankyrin repeat protein RF_0381: MSIDERFTKKQLLDISSSESESDESLNENKLSVSANDSKVDSGSKLSSPNADLHFDDMGAKLLPGSSEDNDENAEVEKISDEIVSDDRHDQAVEDTLIELVKKIVYSRQPTVEMPETLRSKLFQFLRSPAHNFSYRIDLYEAIQENDIESVNDLLEENSDINGAVVYNHKNCGGLTALSVAVELTREDIVQLLLDRESCDVNAAAESGLTPLHIAALKNNRSLAKILISKGATVDVYSKYQSIFNSLLFRWIVLRNYVFFNESGEFYKVLRMYMDMEHLDGMTALHVAAKGDNFEMVELLLDHGADVNAHCLDQRNGYTALHYAVMNANIEMVNLLLDRGANVDVKSSNGKAILHLAVETGAEAIVRCLLDSGADINIRSDTDCYQDITPVLEACSRNLTSIMSLLIKRGADLSAMAVRNSSSALVNIIDFIEVSRRSCSFLTFIVMLVRIYDSRHFSRDERGNIYKMIQHITKFHAVGYILDVESLMNNQRHENKLKTFKGECRVQVSKMKQEKIKDGDVREE; this comes from the exons ATGTCTATCGACGAgagatttactaaaaaacaaCTTCTTGACATCTCATCATCGGAGTCAGAATCTGATGAATCATTGAACGAGAATAAATTATCAGTTAGCGCGaatgatagtaaagttgaCTCTGGCAGCAAACTTTCATCACCAAACGCTGATTTACATTTTGATGATATGGGTGCCAAATTACTGCCAGGTTCAAGTGAAGATAATGACGAAAATGCAGAGgttgaaaaaatatcagaTGAAATAGTTTCAGATGACCGACATGATCAAGCCGTGGAAGATACATTGATAGAGCTGGTTAAGAAGATCGTATACTCTCGCCAGCCTACTGTCGAGATGCCGGAAACACTCCGGAGTAAACTGTTCCAGTTTTTACGTTCGCCTGCGCACAATTTTTCTTATCGGATTGATCTATACGAAGCAATTCAAGAGAATGATATAGAAAGTGTTAACGATTTGTTAGAGGAGAATTCCGATATAAATGGCGCTGTGGTTTATAATCATAAGAACTGCGGTGGGTTAACTGCCTTAAGCGTTGCCGTGGAGTTGACCCGAGAAGACATCGTCCAGCTTCTATTGGATCGCGAAAGCTGTGACGTTAATGCCGCAGCGGAGTCTGGCTTGACGCCTCTCCACATTGCAgcactgaaaaataatcggagtctcgcaaaaatattaattagcaAAGGCGCAACTGTAGATGTCTACTCCAAATATCAGTCGATTTTTAACTCATTACTTTTTCGCTGGATTGTTCTTagaaattatgtattttttaatgagtcCGGTGAGTTTTACAAAGTGCTTAGAATGTACATGGATATGGAACATCTGGATGGTATGACTGCACTCCACGTTGCCGCAAAAGGTGATAATTTTGAGATGGTAGAATTATTACTGGATCATGGTGCTGACGTCAATGCTCATTGTCTAGACCAGAGGAATGGATACACGGCATTGCATTATGCTGTAATGAATGCTAATATTGAAATGGTTAATCTTTTACTGGACAGGGGTGCTAACGTTGACGTCAAGTCAAGTAATGGAAAGGCAATCTTACATCTTGCCGTTGAAACCGGAGCCGAAGCCATTGTTCGATGTTTATTAGATTCTGGCGCTGATATAAACATCAGAAGTGATACGGATTGTTACCAAGATATAACGCCGGTCCTTGAAGCTTGTAGCCGGAACCTTACATCTATCAtgtctttattaattaaaagggGTGCGGACTTGAGTGCCATGGCTGTACGTAATTCATCGTCAGCACtcgtaaatataattgacttCATTGAGGTGTCGAGACGTAGTTGCAGTTTCCTTACGTTCATTGTTATGTTGGTTAGAATTTATGATTCTAGACATTTTTCCCGCGATGAAAGAGGGAATATCTACAAAATGATCCAGCATATAACTAAATTCCATGCTGTTGGATATATACTTGATGTAGAGTCTCTTATGAACAATCAACGTCATGAAAACAAATTGAAGACCTTCAAGGGTGAATGCCGAGTTCAAGTGTCGAAAatgaaacaagaaaaaattaagg ATGGCGACGTACGCGAAGAATAA
- the LOC130669380 gene encoding putative ankyrin repeat protein RF_0381, with amino-acid sequence MPGIKYLFKEMPFDKSSRKSDSDESSDDSSDENDEFISDMTSSDSDSDSDSESESDDSVVELQGLNRQLLRFLAQGCPADNSDDDDEDDDDNNDEDDDDDDDWLDQDEDEDEWIGEEWRMYEDDDDDDDWSPDEESSEDEDDDEEAETLDTLLHIAIKKKDIKRVKDILRSGVDVDAPGEKGRTSLHLAIDEEYLPGIEILLEYGANIAASNDTGSSIRFWQTPLHAAVIKNRVDIVALLLTKEINVDLLSEHRETALKYAIERKNWNLIKYLNDIRPKNDIYLNNLMRETFKNHSLDQLAEMGYSEGEIFLLLGRYAVMNMKNQEQDTILYLAIKNENIEMVKYLLDMGANVNILATYDHRNYTSGLAALHVAVDLKLADIVQLLLDQEDCDVNVKSESGLTPLHIAALNNNLAIAKKLINKGATNEVYSRYGSLLNATPFHMAVLKNSVEVIKYFLQDLKIHIDIKTIDGVTALQVAAKANSLDTVKLLLDHGADFNAHSNRGDGYTALHFAVRNKNIPMIDLLLSKSPWVNIKSNDEKTILHLAVGTKDREIVKRLLDAGAHADNVSNSGEFHNITPLLEAARLNLKEIVLMLIDKGADINATTKNSFFFELNAIGVVLREPSPEMLELVLNLGADVNKVRCPEVSGSMQWILVQHVTKLKAAKLFVNKKLSKWADSNQKDKKFENKCKLQVKRMKEEKIGDSSVSYHDLLVKNVDQVTMYAENKSIEKAIKFYKLKSKFPLYAHMLTNSFNKGHKRNQLLKDTEKRMQEVFLGLPSNCVRKILMYCSNDDLLMSLERNY; translated from the coding sequence atgccaggcatcaaatatttatttaaagaaatgcCTTTTGATAAATCATCACGCAAATCAGATTCTGATGAATCATCAGATGACAGCAGTGATGAAAACGATGAATTTATCTCTGACATGACATCTTCTGATTCTGATTCTGATTCCGACTCCGAGTCCGAGTCCGATGATTCTGTTGTTGAATTACAAGGTTTGAATCGACAACTCCTAAGATTTCTAGCCCAAGGTTGTCCAGCAGACAATagcgatgatgatgatgaggatgatgatgataataatgatgaagatgatgatgacgatgatgattGGCTAGACcaagatgaagatgaagatgaaTGGATAGGCGAAGAATGGCGAATGTATGaagatgacgatgatgatgatgattggTCACCCGACGAGGAGTCAAGTGAAGACGAGGACGACGACGAAGAAGCAGAAACTTTAGATACGCTGCTTCATATTGCTATAAAAAAGAAAGATATCAAGAGGGTAAAAGATATTCTACGCAGTGGCGTGGACGTTGACGCGCCAGGTGAGAAAGGCAGGACCTCACTTCATTTAGCCATTGATGAAGAATATCTGCCGGGAATTGAGATCTTGTTGGAGTACGGTGCAAATATTGCCGCCAGTAATGACACCGGAAGTTCCATTAGATTCTGGCAAACTCCACTACACGCTGCTGTTATTAAAAACCGCGTGGATATCGTTGCGTTGCTCTTAACAAAAGAAATAAACGTTGATTTACTATCTGAGCACCGCGAAACTGCCTTGAAATACGCAATAGAGCGTAAAAATTGGAacctaattaaatatttgaatgacATTCGTCccaaaaatgatatttatctcaataacTTGATGCGCGAGACTTTCAAAAATCATTCATTGGACCAACTAGCAGAAATGGGCTACAGTGAGGGAGAGATTTTCCTGCTACTCGGCAGGTACGCGGTAATGAATATGAAGAACCAGGAACAGGACACAATCCTTTACTTGGCAATCAAGAACGAAAATATAGAAATGGTAAAATATCTATTAGATATGGGTGCTAATGTAAATATCCTGGCAACTTACGACCACCGGAACTACACAAGCGGGCTAGCTGCTTTGCACGTCGCCGTGGACTTAAAACTAGCAGACATCGTCCAACTTCTGCTAGATCAGGAAGACTGTGACGTTAATGTAAAATCCGAGTCCGGTTTGACTCCTCTCCACATCGCAGCGTTGAATAACAACCTGGCAATCgctaaaaagttaataaataaaggaGCTACAAATGAAGTCTACTCCAGGTATGGATCCCTTCTTAACGCGACACCTTTTCATATGGCGGTTCTTAAAAACTCTGTGGAAGTGATCAAGTATTTTTTGCAAGACTTGAAAATACACATTGACATTAAGACTATTGATGGTGTTACTGCACTACAAGTCGCCGCAAAAGCTAACAGCTTGGATACGgttaaattattacttgaCCACGGCGCTGATTTCAATGCTCATTCCAATCGGGGCGACGGGTACACAGCATTGCACTTTGCCGTGAGGAACAAAAATATTCCAATGATCGATTTGTTGCTGAGCAAGAGTCCTTGGGTCAACATAAAGTCGAACGATGAAAAGACGATTTTACATCTGGCTGTTGGTACCAAAGACCGCGAAATTGTCAAGCGGTTGTTAGATGCTGGTGCGCATGCTGACAACGTAAGCAATTCGGGTGAATTTCATAATATAACGCCGCTTCTAGAAGCCGCGCGGCTCAACTTGAAAGAGATCGTGTTGATGCTGATCGATAAAGGCGCAGATATAAATGCCACAaccaaaaattcatttttcttcGAACTTAATGCAATCGGTGTAGTTCTTCGGGAACCCAGTCCTGAAATGCTGGAGCTGGTGCTAAATTTGGGCGCAGATGTCAACAAAGTTAGATGTCCAGAAGTTTCTGGTTCGATGCAGTGGATACTTGTGCAACATGTGACTAAATTAAAGGCCGCTAAATTGtttgtcaataaaaaactttccaaGTGGGCAGACTCAAATCAAAAGGacaaaaagtttgaaaataaatgcAAATTACAAGTCAAGAGGATGAAGGAAGAAAAAATAGGAGATAGTTCTGTTAGTTATCATGATTTACTTGTCAAAAATGTTGACCAGGTGACGATGTACGCGGAAAATAAAAGCATTGAAAAGGCTATTAAGTTTTATAAGTTGAAATCAAAGTTCCCGCTGTATGCGCACATGTTGACTAATAGTTTTAATAAGGGACACAAGCGCAATCAACTGTTGAAAGATACTGAGAAGAGGATGCAAGAAGTTTTTCTTGGCTTGCCGAGTAATTGCGTGAGGAAAATACTCATGTATTGCAGTAATGACGATTTACTGATGAGTTTAGAAAGAAATTATTAG